In Symphalangus syndactylus isolate Jambi chromosome 6, NHGRI_mSymSyn1-v2.1_pri, whole genome shotgun sequence, a genomic segment contains:
- the LOC129485148 gene encoding olfactory receptor 2A2 — MGVNQSWVTEFILVGFQLSAEMEVLLFWIFSLLYIFSLLANGMILGLICLDHSLHTPMYFFLSHLAVIDMSYASNNVPKMLANLMSKKRTISFVPCILQTYLYLAFAATECLILVVMSYDRYVAICHPLQYTVIMSWRVCTILALTSWSCGFALSLVHAILLLRLPFCGPRDVNHLFCEILSVLKLACADTWVNQVVIFATCVFVLVGPLCLMLVSYMHILRAILKIQTKEGRIKAFSTCSSHLCVVGLFFGIAMVVYIVPDSNQREEQEKMLSLFHSVFNPMLNPLIYSLRNALVKGALHRALQRPRSM; from the coding sequence ATGGGAGTCAACCAATCATGGGTCACAGAATTCATCCTGGTGGGATTTCAGCTCAGTGCCGAGATGGAAGTGCTCCTCTTTTGGATCTTCTCCCTGTTATACATCTTCAGCCTGCTGgcaaatggcatgatcttgggacTCATCTGTCTGGACCACAGTCtgcacacccccatgtacttcttcctctcacACCTGGCTGTCATTGACATGTCCTATGCTTCCAACAATGTTCCCAAGATGTTGGCAAACCTGATGAGCAAGAAAAGAACGATCTCGTTTGTTCCATGCATACTGCAGACCTATTTGTATCTTGCTTTTGCTGCTACAGAGTGTCTGATTTTGGTGGTGATGTCCTATGATAGGTATGTGGCCATTTGCCACCCTCTCCAGTACACTGTCATAATGAGCTGGAGAGTATGCACGATCCTGGCTCTCACATCCTGGTCATGTGGGTTTGCCCTGTCCCTGGTACATGCAATTCTCCTTCTAAGGTTGCCGTTCTGTGGGCCCCGGGATGTGAACCACCTCTTCTGTGAAATTCTGTCTGTCCTCAAGCTGGCCTGTGCTGACACCTGGGTTAACCAAGTGGTCATATTTGCTACCTGTGTGTTTGTCTTAGTTGGGCCTCTTTGTTTGATGCTTGTCTCCTACATGCACATCCTCAGGGCCATCCTAAAGATCCAGACAAAGGAGGGCCGCATAAAGGCCTTCTCCACCTGCTCCTCCCACCTGTGTGTGGTTGGACTCTTCTTTGGCATAGCCATGGTGGTTTACATAGTCCCAGACTCTAATCAACGAGAGGAGCAGGAGAAAATGCTGTCCCTGTTTCACAGTGTCTTTAACCCAATGCTGAATCCCCTGATCTACAGCCTGAGGAATGCTCTGGTGAAGGGCGCCCTCCACAGAGCACTGCAGAGGCCACGGTCTATGTAA